Proteins found in one Desulfofalx alkaliphila DSM 12257 genomic segment:
- the fliE gene encoding flagellar hook-basal body complex protein FliE, translating to MKIQPLSQPLMAGGQVQASANKNESGVSFGDLLKDAVNNLNDIQVKSDDMKLKFITGEVQDVHQVTIAMTEAKVAMHLAVEVRNKLLEAYQEVSRMPL from the coding sequence ATGAAGATACAACCATTGTCGCAACCGCTGATGGCAGGCGGTCAGGTACAGGCCTCAGCAAATAAAAATGAAAGCGGCGTTTCCTTTGGCGACCTGCTTAAGGATGCTGTCAATAACTTAAACGATATACAGGTAAAGTCAGATGATATGAAACTTAAGTTTATTACCGGTGAGGTACAGGATGTTCACCAGGTAACCATAGCAATGACTGAAGCAAAGGTGGCAATGCATTTAGCAGTGGAAGTGCGCAATAAATTATTGGAAGCTTATCAAGAAGTATCACGCATGCCATTGTAA
- the fliI gene encoding flagellar protein export ATPase FliI, protein MVIDLQPIRRRLQRAEPIKLHGQVTRVVGLTIEVLGITASIGEVCEILVPGEEQPVYAEVVGFKENQSLLMPLGELRGIYPGSSVLPTGKSLTLPMGDHLLGQVLDGLGQPIELPQDGSFDPDLGELYPVDNLPPNPLQRKRISSVLPTGVRAIDALLTCGCGQRIGIFAGSGVGKSTLLGMIAKHGSADVNVIGLIGERGREVLDFIETDLGPEGLAKSVVVAATSDQPALVRLKGAFVATAIAEYFRDQGKDVMLLMDSVTRFAMAQREVGLAVGEPPATRGYTPSVFALLPKLLERSGMGLKGSITAFYTVLVDGDDMNEPIADAVRGILDGHIVLSRRLAAKNHYPAIDVLQSVSRIMPDLAEPLHMENAGQVRDLLATYRESEDLINIGAYVSGSNPKIDLAISKNRQIIDFLKQSPDEYSQYSETIESLNQIVAGGS, encoded by the coding sequence ATGGTAATTGATTTACAACCCATCCGCCGACGCCTGCAAAGGGCTGAACCAATAAAATTGCACGGTCAAGTTACCCGGGTGGTGGGCTTGACAATAGAGGTGCTGGGCATTACTGCCAGTATCGGTGAGGTGTGCGAAATTTTGGTGCCCGGTGAGGAACAGCCGGTCTATGCCGAGGTGGTGGGCTTTAAAGAAAATCAATCGCTCTTGATGCCGCTGGGTGAGCTGCGGGGAATTTACCCGGGCAGTTCGGTGCTGCCCACCGGTAAATCATTAACCCTGCCCATGGGCGACCACCTGCTGGGACAGGTCTTGGACGGTCTGGGACAACCCATAGAGCTGCCCCAGGACGGCAGCTTTGACCCTGACCTCGGTGAACTTTATCCGGTGGACAACCTGCCCCCCAACCCCCTGCAGAGAAAGCGCATAAGCAGTGTGCTGCCCACGGGGGTGCGGGCCATAGATGCCCTGCTTACCTGTGGCTGCGGCCAGCGCATTGGCATTTTTGCCGGCAGCGGTGTGGGCAAAAGTACCCTGCTGGGTATGATTGCCAAGCACGGCAGTGCCGATGTGAATGTCATTGGGCTCATCGGCGAACGGGGCCGGGAGGTACTTGACTTCATCGAAACAGATTTGGGGCCTGAAGGGCTCGCCAAATCTGTGGTGGTGGCAGCCACCTCTGACCAGCCGGCCCTGGTGCGCCTCAAGGGTGCCTTTGTGGCCACTGCCATTGCCGAGTACTTCCGCGACCAAGGCAAAGATGTGATGCTGTTAATGGATTCTGTGACCCGCTTTGCCATGGCCCAGCGGGAAGTGGGCCTGGCGGTGGGCGAACCGCCGGCCACCAGAGGCTATACCCCTTCGGTCTTTGCCCTGCTGCCTAAACTGCTGGAGCGTTCGGGCATGGGCTTAAAGGGCTCCATCACTGCCTTTTACACCGTGCTGGTGGACGGTGACGACATGAATGAACCCATAGCCGATGCGGTGCGGGGGATACTGGACGGCCACATTGTGCTGAGCCGCCGCTTGGCCGCCAAAAACCACTACCCGGCCATAGATGTTTTACAAAGTGTAAGTCGCATTATGCCTGACCTGGCAGAGCCGCTGCATATGGAGAATGCAGGCCAGGTGAGGGATCTGTTGGCCACCTACCGGGAATCGGAGGACTTAATTAATATCGGTGCCTATGTGTCCGGTTCTAACCCCAAAATTGACCTGGCCATTTCAAAAAACCGGCAGATCATTGATTTTTTAAAACAAAGCCCCGACGAGTACAGCCAGTACAGCGAAACAATAGAGAGTCTCAACCAAATTGTTGCGGGGGGTAGCTGA
- a CDS encoding RsiV family protein, with product MLRSSSQLVSTLLLALIFLVGCGAGGEKPDQGRKAIYAPVEVHHVVENPLEIIDIRVSEDENQSWTYFQISGLRDQGVEDKVNGAIESLFKKMVPYATGEKLLPYRGAESALQGSREVLDGVIWVMPQFNCNNVLSVMAYVMVTYDNPNPGPDHFLALESLNFDLNTGETFSITDVFTDDADGLGIANEAIADEIKRRNTASDIYSDFALAAPFKGIGRDQKFYLAYDGLRIVIDYNNPEFDVGFSYIEVAVPFYGPDGYMAITERFYDKDRSIFVNEHVTKRFLEDNYRNFSSERDSYRENGAEWIIYLARPKDLPEGFNEPVDALRLDRGGRAAFSERGLAVSLVEQNIYVHRIGPYVNISSYLHIITDANESLWEETYCTYTEAGKPLEIKDLFVDGYDYHGLINDTVQGVLKEYGPARDLDIEVLPEDWTFKLDETGISFITKPYEWSFNSKHPLSFHISYGEIGYDNLKAFVD from the coding sequence ATGTTAAGATCAAGTAGTCAATTGGTAAGCACCCTTTTACTGGCCTTAATTTTTCTGGTGGGCTGCGGTGCCGGAGGGGAGAAGCCTGACCAGGGGAGAAAGGCAATTTATGCCCCTGTGGAGGTCCACCATGTTGTGGAAAACCCCCTTGAAATTATTGATATAAGGGTATCTGAGGATGAAAACCAGAGCTGGACTTATTTTCAAATCAGCGGTTTGCGCGATCAAGGGGTGGAGGATAAGGTCAACGGGGCTATTGAGTCCCTCTTTAAGAAGATGGTTCCCTATGCCACAGGGGAGAAGCTGCTGCCCTATCGGGGGGCGGAGTCTGCCCTCCAAGGGAGCAGGGAAGTGCTTGACGGTGTAATATGGGTAATGCCGCAATTTAACTGCAACAATGTCCTTTCTGTCATGGCTTATGTGATGGTGACCTACGACAACCCCAACCCTGGGCCGGATCATTTCCTTGCCCTTGAAAGCTTAAATTTCGATCTTAATACCGGTGAAACTTTTTCAATAACCGATGTATTTACCGATGATGCAGACGGCCTCGGGATTGCCAATGAAGCCATAGCCGATGAGATTAAGCGCAGAAACACTGCCTCTGATATTTACAGCGACTTTGCTTTGGCGGCCCCATTTAAGGGTATTGGCCGGGATCAAAAGTTTTACCTGGCCTATGACGGCCTTAGAATTGTCATTGATTATAATAACCCTGAGTTTGATGTGGGTTTTTCTTATATTGAGGTGGCGGTGCCCTTTTATGGCCCCGACGGATATATGGCCATTACCGAACGTTTTTATGATAAGGACCGGTCTATTTTTGTTAATGAGCATGTCACCAAACGGTTTTTAGAGGACAATTACAGAAATTTCAGCTCTGAAAGGGATTCTTACCGGGAGAACGGTGCAGAGTGGATCATATACCTGGCCCGCCCCAAAGATTTGCCGGAAGGATTTAATGAGCCAGTGGATGCCTTGCGGCTTGACAGGGGAGGAAGGGCGGCCTTTTCAGAGCGGGGCTTGGCTGTATCCCTTGTGGAGCAAAATATTTATGTCCACCGTATTGGGCCCTATGTAAACATTAGCAGTTACCTGCATATCATTACCGATGCCAATGAAAGCCTGTGGGAGGAAACCTATTGTACTTATACTGAAGCCGGCAAGCCACTGGAGATAAAAGACTTGTTTGTAGATGGCTATGATTACCATGGTTTAATCAATGACACTGTCCAGGGGGTCCTTAAAGAATATGGTCCAGCCCGGGACCTTGACATTGAAGTTTTACCGGAGGACTGGACCTTTAAACTGGATGAGACAGGTATTTCTTTTATTACCAAACCCTATGAGTGGTCTTTTAACAGTAAGCATCCCCTTAGCTTCCATATTTCTTATGGGGAGATTGGCTATGATAATTTAAAAGCATTCGTGGATTAG
- the fliF gene encoding flagellar basal-body MS-ring/collar protein FliF, which translates to MNLRDLPAKAKERWLNFTQTQKIATVLLSLGIVVCLFYSIVFLVQPKYAPLFTDLEIQEAGQITENLKAMNVKYKTADQGRTILVPESDVYELRMQLASDGVLPGGGQGFELFDQTKLAQTDFEQQVVFQRALQEELRRTIVSLEAVDQARVHLVLPTKSVFIEEEGTASASVVLKLKPLAKLQPSQVQGISDLLIGSVEGLLPENLHIIDTNGNVLNDFIKTPSDPSQMAGSVIQQQQQLREEFEKRLEQRLKQFLTPVYGPGKTVAMVTVDLDFSKVQTTRTEVLPGQPISEQTESSSGSNTGYGSPVGTTSQMPGSDYPIVGGGEGEYEHESAITNYETGQEVIVVDQPPGAIRRISTSVIVDSNVGPVDQEAIQQIVSTAIGFEPARGDDIIVQTMPFDTSAQDAFAAEGDEPEELPLYTIIGIAAAILILLLVLLAYFIRRRRARQQQLEEEMPVPVAAVGDDTEEEVSLEPLVPDPKTRAKDLAKKNPDEVAQVLKLWLKE; encoded by the coding sequence TTGAACCTGCGAGACCTGCCGGCCAAGGCGAAGGAACGGTGGCTAAATTTTACCCAAACACAGAAAATAGCAACTGTGCTGTTAAGTCTTGGTATTGTGGTATGCCTTTTCTATTCTATTGTTTTTTTAGTGCAACCAAAATATGCCCCCCTCTTCACAGACCTTGAAATACAAGAAGCCGGACAAATAACGGAAAACTTAAAAGCAATGAATGTTAAATATAAAACCGCTGACCAAGGCCGTACCATTTTGGTGCCGGAGTCTGACGTTTACGAGCTGCGCATGCAGTTGGCCAGCGACGGTGTACTGCCGGGCGGCGGCCAGGGTTTTGAGTTGTTTGATCAAACAAAACTGGCCCAAACTGACTTTGAGCAGCAGGTTGTTTTTCAGCGGGCTCTGCAGGAAGAGTTGCGCCGCACCATCGTTTCCCTTGAGGCGGTGGATCAGGCCCGGGTACATTTAGTGCTGCCCACCAAAAGTGTATTTATAGAGGAAGAGGGTACAGCCTCTGCCTCGGTGGTACTAAAATTAAAACCCCTGGCCAAACTACAGCCGTCCCAGGTACAGGGTATAAGCGACTTGCTCATTGGCAGTGTGGAAGGCCTTTTACCTGAGAATTTACATATCATTGACACCAATGGCAATGTGCTCAATGATTTTATCAAGACGCCTTCAGATCCAAGTCAGATGGCCGGCAGTGTTATTCAGCAGCAGCAACAACTGCGGGAAGAATTTGAAAAGCGTTTAGAACAGAGGTTAAAACAGTTCTTAACACCGGTTTACGGGCCGGGAAAAACGGTGGCCATGGTAACGGTGGATTTAGATTTCAGCAAGGTTCAAACCACCCGCACCGAGGTGCTGCCCGGTCAGCCAATCAGTGAGCAAACGGAAAGTTCCAGCGGCAGCAACACCGGCTACGGAAGTCCGGTGGGCACCACCTCGCAAATGCCGGGAAGCGACTACCCCATTGTGGGTGGCGGTGAGGGTGAGTACGAACATGAATCCGCCATCACCAACTACGAAACCGGCCAAGAAGTTATAGTGGTGGATCAGCCGCCGGGAGCCATCAGGCGGATCTCAACCTCAGTGATTGTGGACAGCAATGTGGGCCCCGTGGATCAAGAGGCCATTCAGCAAATAGTGTCCACCGCCATTGGCTTTGAGCCTGCGCGGGGGGACGACATTATAGTACAAACGATGCCCTTTGACACCTCTGCCCAGGATGCCTTTGCCGCCGAAGGTGATGAGCCGGAAGAACTTCCGCTCTATACTATAATCGGCATTGCTGCGGCAATCTTAATACTTTTATTGGTTCTGCTAGCATATTTTATTCGCCGACGCAGGGCAAGGCAGCAGCAGTTGGAGGAGGAAATGCCTGTGCCGGTGGCGGCGGTGGGTGATGACACTGAAGAAGAAGTTTCCCTGGAGCCGCTGGTGCCTGATCCCAAAACCAGGGCAAAGGATTTGGCCAAGAAGAATCCCGATGAGGTGGCCCAGGTATTAAAACTTTGGTTGAAGGAGTAG
- the flgB gene encoding flagellar basal body rod protein FlgB: MFFVNNPTVMALKKDLDVGMLRQRVIADNVANVNTPGFKKSHVSFEEQFKTALGRRRLALRTSHPLHLGGVKHPAQAEAKTVQVTNTASQPDGNNVNIDEEMVNLAANQMKYQTSTQALDGYYSLVSHIISSSRR, from the coding sequence TTGTTTTTTGTCAACAATCCGACAGTGATGGCACTTAAAAAAGACCTGGATGTGGGTATGCTCAGGCAGCGGGTTATTGCTGACAATGTGGCTAATGTAAATACACCGGGCTTTAAAAAATCTCATGTATCCTTTGAAGAGCAGTTTAAAACAGCCTTAGGCAGACGGCGGCTTGCCCTGCGCACCTCCCACCCTCTGCACCTGGGCGGGGTGAAGCACCCGGCACAGGCGGAGGCAAAAACAGTGCAGGTGACTAACACAGCCTCCCAGCCCGATGGCAATAACGTTAACATAGATGAGGAAATGGTGAATTTGGCGGCAAACCAGATGAAATATCAGACATCTACCCAGGCCTTAGACGGCTATTATTCGCTAGTCAGTCATATAATATCCAGTTCCAGGAGGTAG
- a CDS encoding FliH/SctL family protein, which translates to MSRIIKGATVADTPIVLPLKQKLPMEKKRKKTSTPEDEARELLAEANAQAEQIIQAAERQGAAIVDKAKAEAEELKHKAQQQGYQEGMEKAYAEGDEIRRQARQVLEQAEEVRRQTLEAMEQEIISLAVDIAEKFISTQLRLEREIIVETARESIKLVKDRRQITIYVNPQEIDIYLAAKEQLQQMLGEEAKLNIIADAEIKPGGCLVNTEQGIVDATADSRWQSVLKAIYPT; encoded by the coding sequence TTGTCTAGGATAATAAAGGGTGCCACAGTGGCAGATACCCCAATAGTACTGCCCTTGAAACAAAAACTGCCCATGGAAAAAAAGCGCAAAAAAACCTCAACCCCTGAGGATGAGGCCAGGGAGCTCTTGGCCGAGGCCAATGCCCAGGCTGAGCAGATTATCCAAGCCGCTGAGCGGCAGGGGGCAGCAATAGTGGATAAGGCCAAGGCAGAGGCTGAAGAATTAAAGCATAAGGCCCAGCAGCAAGGCTACCAGGAGGGCATGGAAAAGGCCTATGCCGAAGGCGACGAGATCCGCCGGCAGGCCCGGCAGGTGCTGGAGCAGGCCGAAGAGGTGCGGCGCCAAACCCTGGAAGCCATGGAGCAGGAAATTATCTCCTTGGCGGTGGACATTGCCGAAAAGTTTATATCCACCCAGCTGCGTTTAGAAAGGGAAATTATTGTGGAAACTGCCCGGGAATCCATTAAGCTGGTGAAGGATCGCCGGCAGATAACAATTTACGTCAATCCCCAAGAAATAGATATTTATTTAGCTGCAAAAGAGCAGTTGCAGCAAATGCTTGGCGAGGAAGCAAAACTAAATATCATTGCCGACGCCGAAATAAAACCGGGTGGATGCCTGGTTAACACAGAGCAGGGAATAGTGGATGCCACCGCTGACTCCCGCTGGCAGTCGGTGTTAAAGGCTATCTATCCTACCTAA
- the flgC gene encoding flagellar basal body rod protein FlgC gives MALFDSFAISASGMSAERLRLDVISNNLANINTAGRTDDPNLAPYRRQVPLFAQQLQRVMNKNNIPVGYKGAGVKVAGIVQDPNPPRLVYEPDHPYADEEGYVAYPNINVLNEMVDMITASRAYEANVTALNAAKGMAMKALEIGRG, from the coding sequence ATGGCATTGTTTGATTCTTTTGCGATCAGTGCTTCAGGTATGTCGGCCGAAAGGCTGCGCCTTGATGTTATTTCCAACAACCTAGCCAACATTAACACCGCCGGCCGCACCGATGACCCTAACTTGGCGCCCTACCGGCGGCAGGTGCCCCTGTTTGCCCAGCAGCTGCAAAGGGTGATGAATAAAAATAACATCCCTGTGGGTTATAAGGGTGCAGGGGTAAAGGTGGCGGGTATTGTTCAAGACCCCAATCCGCCCCGCCTTGTTTATGAACCCGACCATCCCTATGCTGACGAAGAGGGCTATGTGGCCTATCCCAATATTAACGTATTAAATGAGATGGTGGATATGATCACTGCCTCAAGGGCCTATGAGGCCAATGTAACAGCCTTAAATGCAGCCAAGGGAATGGCAATGAAAGCCCTGGAAATAGGGCGCGGTTAG
- a CDS encoding DegT/DnrJ/EryC1/StrS family aminotransferase, giving the protein MFTQKDKESLLMLLDGGKIHMGEQVKIFEEAFARHMGVKNAVAVSSGAGGMHIALLAAAVGPKEEVIVPPLAPVAGPNAVFYQGAVNIFADVDAATGNVDPKDVLARINSGTKAIILHHYGGQPCDLQPVLDELKDKDVPVIVDATHSIGASYHQQSVAGLGDMVVFDFGPGNQIYTGEGGMITTNSDELAQWLRMFRDEGFVREKHLLSKDEGPWHNEMQDLGYPYRITDLQAVLGLSQLERLDETVARREEIAKRYNEAFGSMEEVEVPEEVPGVKSAWGFYPLLLKEEKLIANRPRLFVQLKMQGIEVQVKHYPVFLHPYYLWAGHPDVCTLEGSRAPKAEEFYQRVILLPINQTISDEEVSNIIAKTKGILTAF; this is encoded by the coding sequence GTGTTTACCCAAAAAGACAAAGAATCTCTATTAATGCTGCTTGATGGCGGTAAAATACATATGGGAGAGCAAGTGAAAATTTTTGAGGAGGCCTTTGCCCGGCATATGGGGGTTAAAAATGCAGTGGCTGTTTCCAGCGGAGCAGGGGGCATGCACATAGCGCTTTTGGCTGCCGCAGTGGGCCCCAAGGAAGAGGTAATTGTGCCCCCCTTGGCACCGGTGGCTGGCCCCAATGCTGTTTTTTATCAGGGAGCGGTGAATATCTTTGCCGATGTGGATGCCGCAACCGGCAACGTGGATCCTAAGGATGTGCTGGCTAGAATTAACTCCGGCACCAAGGCGATAATCTTGCATCACTACGGCGGACAACCCTGTGATTTACAGCCGGTGCTGGATGAATTAAAAGATAAGGATGTGCCGGTGATAGTTGATGCCACCCACAGCATTGGGGCCAGCTATCATCAACAGTCGGTGGCCGGGCTGGGTGATATGGTGGTCTTTGACTTTGGCCCGGGCAACCAGATTTATACCGGCGAGGGCGGCATGATCACCACCAACAGTGATGAGTTGGCCCAATGGCTGCGGATGTTTAGGGATGAGGGCTTTGTGAGGGAAAAACACCTTTTGAGCAAGGATGAAGGCCCCTGGCACAATGAAATGCAAGACCTGGGCTACCCTTACCGCATTACCGATTTACAGGCTGTTTTGGGCTTATCCCAGTTGGAGCGGTTAGACGAGACGGTGGCCAGACGGGAGGAAATAGCCAAAAGATATAACGAAGCCTTTGGCTCAATGGAAGAGGTGGAGGTGCCGGAGGAAGTGCCCGGCGTTAAATCTGCCTGGGGTTTTTACCCCCTGCTGCTAAAGGAAGAAAAATTGATTGCTAACCGCCCGCGGCTCTTTGTGCAATTGAAGATGCAGGGTATAGAGGTGCAGGTAAAGCACTACCCGGTCTTTTTACACCCCTATTACCTGTGGGCGGGACACCCCGATGTGTGTACGCTGGAGGGCAGCCGGGCCCCCAAGGCTGAAGAATTTTACCAAAGGGTTATACTGCTACCCATCAATCAAACCATCTCCGATGAAGAAGTGTCGAATATTATTGCGAAGACAAAGGGCATTTTAACTGCCTTTTAA
- a CDS encoding DUF2225 domain-containing protein has product METNVRMQILKRSRLFKDFPEFTLKTIADYTDLLSFPQQREVFREGDKSEHLYIIAMGSVTILKQHRDKEVELEVLEAGDFFGELNLFNGAGSQPVTARAHDKTILFTIPIDVFMVLDQQNNNVAYNFMKIMAEHLRHLYLKLAELIVSQPADLEEDTPDLINIPADLISGDFAFTEQQAAEMAKMLYDHKQECPLCEHRFTTPRVLSRYINIEKTDSDFCNHYIGINPLYYEVIVCPKCNYAYLEDANEALNPVAQGEVEKLLAALPKKDFCTVRDLNMAKECYLRAIKCQTACGSKKSVLARLHLRLAWLYRYQEDPAQEQQHLKPALENYQEAFSRESFDSKNELQMMYVIGELYNRLGDPKNSIQWFSRLVMHPQHHTYPAIVNKARDQWQDIREKMKKETK; this is encoded by the coding sequence ATGGAAACCAATGTACGCATGCAAATTTTAAAACGGTCAAGGCTGTTTAAGGATTTTCCTGAATTTACACTGAAAACCATTGCTGACTACACCGACCTATTGAGTTTTCCGCAACAAAGGGAGGTTTTTAGGGAAGGTGATAAATCCGAACACCTATATATAATTGCCATGGGCAGCGTAACTATACTTAAACAGCACCGGGATAAGGAAGTGGAATTGGAAGTTTTAGAGGCCGGAGATTTCTTCGGTGAGTTAAATTTATTTAACGGTGCCGGCAGCCAGCCGGTGACCGCCAGGGCCCATGACAAAACAATACTCTTTACCATACCCATCGATGTTTTTATGGTCTTGGACCAGCAAAACAACAACGTGGCCTATAACTTCATGAAGATAATGGCTGAACACCTCAGACATTTATACCTCAAGCTAGCTGAATTAATTGTCAGTCAGCCGGCAGACTTAGAAGAGGATACACCGGATTTGATAAATATCCCCGCAGATCTTATCAGCGGTGACTTTGCCTTTACTGAACAGCAGGCGGCCGAAATGGCTAAAATGCTTTACGACCATAAACAAGAGTGCCCCCTGTGCGAGCACAGGTTCACCACCCCCCGGGTCTTGTCCAGGTATATTAACATTGAGAAAACAGACAGCGATTTTTGCAATCACTACATCGGCATCAACCCGCTCTACTACGAGGTTATTGTCTGCCCCAAGTGCAATTATGCCTACCTTGAAGATGCCAATGAGGCGCTCAACCCAGTGGCCCAGGGGGAAGTTGAGAAATTGCTGGCTGCCCTGCCCAAAAAAGATTTTTGCACGGTGCGCGACCTCAACATGGCCAAAGAATGCTATCTGCGGGCCATAAAATGCCAGACTGCCTGCGGCAGTAAAAAATCGGTGCTGGCCCGACTTCACCTGCGCCTGGCCTGGCTGTACCGCTATCAAGAGGACCCTGCCCAGGAACAGCAGCACCTAAAACCGGCTTTGGAAAACTACCAGGAAGCTTTCTCCCGCGAATCCTTTGACAGTAAAAATGAACTGCAAATGATGTATGTAATCGGTGAACTATATAACCGGCTGGGGGACCCCAAAAACTCAATTCAGTGGTTTAGCCGCCTGGTAATGCATCCGCAGCACCACACCTACCCGGCAATAGTTAACAAGGCCCGGGATCAGTGGCAGGATATACGCGAAAAAATGAAAAAGGAAACAAAATAG
- the fliG gene encoding flagellar motor switch protein FliG: MAQKMTGEQKAAVLLMSLGADLSSKVLKHGFDDEEIERITTAITDMDRISSEDTNVVLEEFFNLQRARNYVLSGGLDYAKQLLEKTVGPVKSVEILDKISQSMRQVPFQALRKADPKQLISFIRDEHPQTLAFIVAHLKPDQAAIVLSELDAPIQADVSRRVAMLDRASPDVAKEVEKVLERKMSTVVATEDAVAGGVKSLVNILNRVDRSTEKSIFEHLEKNDPNLAEEVRRMMFIFEDIVKLHDVSIQKVLREVDTKDLALAMRGANQDVNNRIFKNMSKRASEMLREEIDYMGPVRLRDVEQAQQKIVNVIRRLEESGEIVISRGGEDTLIV, from the coding sequence ATGGCTCAAAAGATGACAGGTGAACAAAAGGCAGCTGTTCTTTTAATGAGTTTGGGAGCCGACTTATCTTCAAAGGTGTTAAAGCATGGTTTTGACGATGAAGAAATAGAACGCATTACCACCGCCATAACTGATATGGACAGGATATCCAGTGAGGATACCAATGTGGTGCTGGAGGAATTTTTCAACCTGCAGCGGGCCAGGAATTATGTTTTAAGCGGCGGCTTGGATTATGCAAAACAATTATTGGAAAAAACGGTGGGGCCGGTTAAGTCTGTGGAAATATTGGACAAAATTAGCCAGAGTATGCGCCAGGTGCCCTTCCAGGCCCTGCGCAAGGCCGACCCCAAGCAGTTAATCAGTTTTATCCGTGATGAACATCCTCAAACACTGGCCTTTATTGTGGCTCACCTTAAGCCCGATCAGGCGGCCATAGTGCTGTCTGAGTTGGATGCCCCCATCCAGGCCGATGTTTCCCGCCGGGTGGCAATGCTGGATCGGGCTTCCCCCGATGTGGCAAAAGAAGTGGAAAAGGTGCTGGAGCGCAAGATGTCAACGGTGGTGGCCACCGAAGACGCTGTGGCCGGTGGCGTAAAGAGTTTAGTAAATATACTGAACAGGGTAGACCGATCCACTGAAAAAAGTATCTTTGAGCACCTGGAAAAAAACGATCCAAACTTGGCCGAAGAAGTTCGCCGCATGATGTTCATTTTCGAGGACATTGTCAAGCTGCATGACGTGTCTATTCAAAAGGTACTGCGGGAAGTGGATACAAAGGATTTGGCCCTTGCCATGCGCGGTGCCAACCAAGATGTTAACAATCGAATCTTTAAGAACATGTCTAAGCGGGCTTCTGAAATGCTCAGAGAAGAAATTGACTACATGGGCCCGGTGCGCTTAAGGGATGTGGAACAGGCCCAACAGAAAATTGTTAATGTGATCCGAAGACTGGAGGAAAGTGGCGAAATCGTCATTTCCCGTGGTGGGGAGGATACCTTGATTGTCTAG
- a CDS encoding PstS family phosphate ABC transporter substrate-binding protein: protein MKRRVIITTAALIIMLFAALLSGCQKTSQEPSFTLDNYPKVDGSTVTIPLSEAVAARLTALSPEEVRPHILHNKTHQAYVNLINKEADLIFVTGPSEEELALAEEKGVGLELIPIVSEAFVFLTHAHNPVQGLSLDEIRRIYTGDITNWSQVGGPDLPIVAYQRPVNSGSQTGFLDLVLQGLTPMEAPTERIVADMGGLIDAVAAYENGPHALGYSYYYFVVDMWGNENVKLLEINGVYPDRETIRTGDYPVTTAYYAVIRDDEPEGSPARQVIAWILSEEGQRLAEETGYVKIK, encoded by the coding sequence ATGAAGAGGCGTGTTATTATAACAACTGCCGCTCTTATTATCATGTTATTTGCCGCTTTACTTAGCGGATGTCAAAAAACAAGCCAGGAACCCAGCTTTACCTTGGATAACTACCCCAAGGTAGACGGTTCCACGGTTACCATTCCTCTGTCTGAGGCCGTTGCCGCAAGGCTTACGGCACTTAGCCCGGAAGAAGTTAGGCCACATATCCTGCATAATAAAACCCATCAGGCCTATGTCAACCTGATCAATAAAGAGGCAGATCTTATTTTTGTGACCGGCCCTTCGGAAGAAGAACTGGCTCTGGCTGAAGAAAAGGGAGTTGGCTTGGAGCTCATACCCATTGTCAGCGAAGCCTTTGTATTCTTAACCCATGCCCATAATCCGGTTCAGGGCTTAAGCCTGGATGAAATCAGGCGTATTTACACCGGGGATATAACCAACTGGTCCCAGGTGGGGGGCCCCGACCTGCCCATTGTGGCTTACCAGCGGCCGGTTAATTCCGGCAGCCAAACGGGTTTTTTGGACTTGGTGCTGCAGGGGCTTACCCCCATGGAAGCTCCAACTGAAAGAATAGTGGCCGATATGGGAGGCCTGATCGATGCGGTTGCCGCCTATGAAAACGGTCCCCATGCCCTGGGTTATTCCTACTACTATTTTGTTGTGGACATGTGGGGCAATGAAAATGTCAAGTTATTAGAAATTAACGGGGTTTATCCCGACCGGGAAACCATCCGCACCGGGGACTACCCTGTTACAACCGCCTATTATGCCGTTATAAGGGACGATGAACCGGAGGGGAGCCCGGCAAGGCAAGTGATTGCCTGGATATTGTCGGAAGAGGGGCAAAGGCTGGCCGAGGAGACCGGTTATGTTAAGATCAAGTAG